The sequence below is a genomic window from Flavobacterium lipolyticum.
TGTTTTTTTTGTTGAGATTTAGGGGCGACAATTGCTTTTGCTCTTTCAGGGCAGTTTTACATCCTAATCTAACTTATAGTGCTTCGTACTATGTTTTTGTTTTTAGGACTTTCAGTTCTATTCTCTTTCAACTTTTGTTTCTGATCCAAAAAAAAGCGTCCGATAAATTGAATTATCGGACGCTTTTTTATAGTTTTTTATCGAATGGATTAAGATTCTGCTAAAGGATTTCTTTGCGCTCTAATGACGAAGAAAAGTCCAATAATGATAAACGGAATACTTAGCCATTGTCCGGTAGAAAAAAGACCTAATTCATTTTCAAATCCGCCCTGACTTTCTTTTACAAATTCTACCACAAAACGTACTGCAAATAAGAGTACCAGAAACAGTCCGAATAGTAATCCTGATTTTAATCTTGCGTTCGTTTTCCAGTATAAGAAAAACAAAATCGCAAAAACAAATACATAGCTGATAGCTTCGTATAATTGTGTTGGATGTTTTGCGGGAACCTGAGCCAGTAAATCAGCAAATTTAGGATCTGTTGCGATAGCGGTATACGCAGCTTTAGGATCTGCGATTTGAGTAGCGTTTACCGCTTCGTTTTTACTGAACTGATCGTGTAAAAAACGAATTCCAAAGGCAGATTTTGTTTCATGTCCGATGATCTCAGAATTGAAAAAATTCCCTAAACGAACAAAAATAGCCCCACTGGCAACCGGAATTACAACACGGTCTAAAATCCATAATAATGGACGTTTCAAAATCTTTTTGCTGTAATAGTACATGGCAGCAATGATGGCAATAGCTGCGCCATGACTGGCTAATCCCTGAAATCCGGTAAATTCAAATTTAGGCTCGAATCTAACAGGTAAGAATATCTCAAGTAAATGATTTCTGAAATATTCCCAATCGTAAAATAAAACATGTCCTAATCGGGCACCTATTAACGTAGCTAAAACAGTCCAGACAAATAAAGAGTCTAACTTGTCGATAGATTCGTTTTCGCGTTCAAAGATTTTTTTCATTAAAAACCACCCTAGTCCGAAAGCAATTACGAACATTAAACTGTAATAACGAATCATAAAAAATCCTAGATCGATTCCTTCTGAAGGATTCCAAACGATATTTAGGGGCTGTGTCATGTGCTGTTGTTTTTTGTATTTTGTAAAAATAGATATTTAAAGTAGTGTTGCTCTTTATAAAAAGTTAATGTTTGTGTGAACATTTCTTTTCAGGAACGGGGTCGTAACCGGTTCTTCCCCAGGGGTGGCAGCTTAAGATTCTTTTCATGCCCAGATAGCCTCCATAAAACAAACCATGAGTCTGCAGAGCCTGAATCATGTAAGTAGAGCATGTAGGTTCAAATCTGCAACTCGCCGGAGTAAAAGGCGATATTGCAGATTGATAAAAGCGGACTAATAAAACAAATGGAGTGATTACTTTCATGATTTATTAGAAAATGAGTGATTTATATAGAGAAGCTGGTTCCTTCTTTTCCGTCTTTCAACTGAATTCCCAGACCAATCAATTGATCGCGAATCTGATCTGAAAGAGCGAAGTTTTTATCAGCTCGGGCTTGATTTCTCATCGCGATAAGCATGTTTACAGTTCCTTCCAGTTTGTCGGTATTTCCGTCAGCAGCTTTGTCATTGGCTAAGCCTAAAACATCAAAAACAAAAGCATTAATTGCAGTTGTGAAGGTGTTTAAATCTTCTGCTGAGATCGTTTCTTTTCCGTCTTTCAGTAAATTGATATAACGAACCGCTTCAAACAATTGCGCAATCAGAATTGGCGTATTGAAATCATCATTCATGGCATCGTAGCACAATTGTTTCCATGCTGCAATGTCAATAGAACTTGTTGTACCTGCTGAAATTGCAGGTAAAGCATCTACAGCTTCCATTAGTCTTTTGTATCCTTTTTCGGCAGCTACAATAGCATCATCAGAAAAATCCAGGATGCTTCTATAGTGTGCCTGCAACATGAAAAAGCGGGTTACAGACGCTGAAAAAGCTTTGCTAAGAATGTTGTTGTCTCCGCTTAAAATTTCTCCCGGTAAAATGTTGTTTCCGGTCGATTTTGCCATTTTCTTTCCGTTTAAAGTCAGCATATTGGCATGCATCCAGTAGTTTACCGGAGACTGACCTGTACAGGCTTCGTTTTGTGCAATTTCACATTCGTGATGTGGGAACTTCAAGTCCATTCCACCTCCGTGAATGTCGAAATGATTTCCAAGATATTTGGTACTCATGGCGGTACATTCTAAGTGCCAGCCCGGAAAACCATCACTCCATGGCGAAGGCCATCTCATAATATGTTCCGGTTCTGCTTTTTTCCAAAGCGCAAAATCCTGTGGGTTTCTTTTGTCAGATTGTCCATCAAGATCACGGGTGTTGGCCAGCATATCTTCGATATTTCTACCGCTTAAAATTCCATAATTATTGGTTTCGTTGTATTTCACAACGTCAAAATAAACCGATCCGTTTGCTTCATAACCAATTCCGGTATCGATAATTTTTTTGATGATTTCGATTTGCTCAATAATGTGTCCGGTAGCAGTTGGCTCAATGCTTGGCGGTAAGAAGTTGAAGGATCTCAATATATTATGAAAATCAACGGTATAGCGCTGAACAATTTCCATAGGTTCTAATTGCTC
It includes:
- the lgt gene encoding prolipoprotein diacylglyceryl transferase, with the translated sequence MTQPLNIVWNPSEGIDLGFFMIRYYSLMFVIAFGLGWFLMKKIFERENESIDKLDSLFVWTVLATLIGARLGHVLFYDWEYFRNHLLEIFLPVRFEPKFEFTGFQGLASHGAAIAIIAAMYYYSKKILKRPLLWILDRVVIPVASGAIFVRLGNFFNSEIIGHETKSAFGIRFLHDQFSKNEAVNATQIADPKAAYTAIATDPKFADLLAQVPAKHPTQLYEAISYVFVFAILFFLYWKTNARLKSGLLFGLFLVLLFAVRFVVEFVKESQGGFENELGLFSTGQWLSIPFIIIGLFFVIRAQRNPLAES
- the cysS gene encoding cysteine--tRNA ligase, with the translated sequence MPLYTAQPLKIYNSLSGEKESFNPIHEGNVGMYVCGPTVYSNVHLGNVRTFMSFDVIFRYFLHLDYKVRYVRNITDVGHIVDDVDEGEDKIAKKARLEQLEPMEIVQRYTVDFHNILRSFNFLPPSIEPTATGHIIEQIEIIKKIIDTGIGYEANGSVYFDVVKYNETNNYGILSGRNIEDMLANTRDLDGQSDKRNPQDFALWKKAEPEHIMRWPSPWSDGFPGWHLECTAMSTKYLGNHFDIHGGGMDLKFPHHECEIAQNEACTGQSPVNYWMHANMLTLNGKKMAKSTGNNILPGEILSGDNNILSKAFSASVTRFFMLQAHYRSILDFSDDAIVAAEKGYKRLMEAVDALPAISAGTTSSIDIAAWKQLCYDAMNDDFNTPILIAQLFEAVRYINLLKDGKETISAEDLNTFTTAINAFVFDVLGLANDKAADGNTDKLEGTVNMLIAMRNQARADKNFALSDQIRDQLIGLGIQLKDGKEGTSFSI
- the yidD gene encoding membrane protein insertion efficiency factor YidD, encoding MKVITPFVLLVRFYQSAISPFTPASCRFEPTCSTYMIQALQTHGLFYGGYLGMKRILSCHPWGRTGYDPVPEKKCSHKH